One genomic region from Balaenoptera acutorostrata chromosome 1, mBalAcu1.1, whole genome shotgun sequence encodes:
- the PSRC1 gene encoding proline/serine-rich coiled-coil protein 1 isoform X2 encodes MGNSEEAPGSKLTFAPAGWNMEDLEEDVKFIADETLDFGGLSPSDSREEEDTAVSVTPEKPLRRGLSHRSDPNAVAPAPQSLRLSLGPLSPEKLEEILSEANRLATHLEQCALQERENTGEGPGPRRVKPSPRRETFVLKDSPVRDLLPTVSSLARSTPSPSSLTPRLRSSDRKLSVRALRATSGKRPSSMKRESPTCNLFPASKSPASSPLARSTPPVRGKAGPSGRATASPPTSVRPVLAAQPSTSNSQRLSRPQGAAAKPSSRLPVPSAIPRPASRMPLTSRSVPSSKGALLPDSLPARKGLPRPSAAGHRVPVSQRPNLPITGAGRSSLQPPRKVAVPGATR; translated from the exons ATGGGCAACTCTGAGGAAG CTCCGGGGTCTAAGCTGACTTTTGCTCCTGCTGGCTGGAACATGGAAGATTTAGAAGAAG ATGTAAAGTTTATAGCAGATGAGACCTTGGACTTTGGGGGGCTGTCACCATCTGACAG tcGAGAGGAAGAAGATACAGCAGTGTCGGTGACTCCGGAGAAACCCCTCCGACGAGGTCTCTCCCATCGAAGTGACCCAAATGCAGTGGCCCCTGCCCCCCAGAGTCTGAGGCTCAGCTTAGGCCCCCTCAGCCCAGAGAAGCTGGAAGAAATCCTCAGTGAAGCCAACCGGCTGGCAACTCATCTGGAACAGTGTGCCCTGCAGGAGCGGGAGAACACCGGTGAGGGCCCGGGGCCTCGAAGGGTGAAGCCCAGCCCTCGGCGGGAGACCTTTGTGCTCAAGGACAGTCCTGTCCGAGACCTGCTGCCCACCGTGAGCTCTTTGGCTCGGAGCACCCCCTCCCCAAGCAGCCTGACACCCCGACTCCGGAGCAGCGATAGGAAGCTGTCAGTCAGGGCTCTTCGAGCAACATCTGGAAAGAGGCCCTCCAGCATGAAGAGG GAGTCGCCCACTTGCAATCTGTTCCCTGCATCCAAAAGCCCAGCATCTTCTCCTCTTGCCCGATCAACTCCTCCAGTCCGGGGGAAAGCCGGTCCCAGTGGGAGAGCAACAGCAA GCCCACCTACCTCCGTCAGACCAGTCTTGGCTGCACAGCCTTCTACCAGCAACTCTCAGCGCCTGTCTCGGCCGCAGGGAGCAGCTGCTAAACCTTCCAGTCGACTGCCTGTTCCGTCGGCCATTCCCAGGCCTGCCAGCAGGATGCCACTCACCAGCCGGAGTGTACCATCCAGCAAAGGTGCCCTTCTTCCAGATTCCCTGCCAGCTCGGAAAGGACTTCCAAGACCAAGTGCCGCAGGGCACAGAG TTCCTGTTTCTCAGCGACCAAATCTTCCCATCACTGGTGCCGGTCGCAGCAGTCTGCAGCCCCCCAGGAAAGTTGCAGTCCCAGGAGCTACCAGGTAA
- the PSRC1 gene encoding proline/serine-rich coiled-coil protein 1 isoform X3 produces the protein MEDLEEDVKFIADETLDFGGLSPSDSREEEDTAVSVTPEKPLRRGLSHRSDPNAVAPAPQSLRLSLGPLSPEKLEEILSEANRLATHLEQCALQERENTGEGPGPRRVKPSPRRETFVLKDSPVRDLLPTVSSLARSTPSPSSLTPRLRSSDRKLSVRALRATSGKRPSSMKRESPTCNLFPASKSPASSPLARSTPPVRGKAGPSGRATASPPTSVRPVLAAQPSTSNSQRLSRPQGAAAKPSSRLPVPSAIPRPASRMPLTSRSVPSSKGALLPDSLPARKGLPRPSAAGHRVPVSQRPNLPITGAGRSSLQPPRKVAVPGATR, from the exons ATGGAAGATTTAGAAGAAG ATGTAAAGTTTATAGCAGATGAGACCTTGGACTTTGGGGGGCTGTCACCATCTGACAG tcGAGAGGAAGAAGATACAGCAGTGTCGGTGACTCCGGAGAAACCCCTCCGACGAGGTCTCTCCCATCGAAGTGACCCAAATGCAGTGGCCCCTGCCCCCCAGAGTCTGAGGCTCAGCTTAGGCCCCCTCAGCCCAGAGAAGCTGGAAGAAATCCTCAGTGAAGCCAACCGGCTGGCAACTCATCTGGAACAGTGTGCCCTGCAGGAGCGGGAGAACACCGGTGAGGGCCCGGGGCCTCGAAGGGTGAAGCCCAGCCCTCGGCGGGAGACCTTTGTGCTCAAGGACAGTCCTGTCCGAGACCTGCTGCCCACCGTGAGCTCTTTGGCTCGGAGCACCCCCTCCCCAAGCAGCCTGACACCCCGACTCCGGAGCAGCGATAGGAAGCTGTCAGTCAGGGCTCTTCGAGCAACATCTGGAAAGAGGCCCTCCAGCATGAAGAGG GAGTCGCCCACTTGCAATCTGTTCCCTGCATCCAAAAGCCCAGCATCTTCTCCTCTTGCCCGATCAACTCCTCCAGTCCGGGGGAAAGCCGGTCCCAGTGGGAGAGCAACAGCAA GCCCACCTACCTCCGTCAGACCAGTCTTGGCTGCACAGCCTTCTACCAGCAACTCTCAGCGCCTGTCTCGGCCGCAGGGAGCAGCTGCTAAACCTTCCAGTCGACTGCCTGTTCCGTCGGCCATTCCCAGGCCTGCCAGCAGGATGCCACTCACCAGCCGGAGTGTACCATCCAGCAAAGGTGCCCTTCTTCCAGATTCCCTGCCAGCTCGGAAAGGACTTCCAAGACCAAGTGCCGCAGGGCACAGAG TTCCTGTTTCTCAGCGACCAAATCTTCCCATCACTGGTGCCGGTCGCAGCAGTCTGCAGCCCCCCAGGAAAGTTGCAGTCCCAGGAGCTACCAG GTAA
- the PSRC1 gene encoding proline/serine-rich coiled-coil protein 1 isoform X1, with product MGNSEEAPGSKLTFAPAGWNMEDLEEDVKFIADETLDFGGLSPSDSREEEDTAVSVTPEKPLRRGLSHRSDPNAVAPAPQSLRLSLGPLSPEKLEEILSEANRLATHLEQCALQERENTGEGPGPRRVKPSPRRETFVLKDSPVRDLLPTVSSLARSTPSPSSLTPRLRSSDRKLSVRALRATSGKRPSSMKRESPTCNLFPASKSPASSPLARSTPPVRGKAGPSGRATASPPTSVRPVLAAQPSTSNSQRLSRPQGAAAKPSSRLPVPSAIPRPASRMPLTSRSVPSSKGALLPDSLPARKGLPRPSAAGHRVPVSQRPNLPITGAGRSSLQPPRKVAVPGATR from the exons ATGGGCAACTCTGAGGAAG CTCCGGGGTCTAAGCTGACTTTTGCTCCTGCTGGCTGGAACATGGAAGATTTAGAAGAAG ATGTAAAGTTTATAGCAGATGAGACCTTGGACTTTGGGGGGCTGTCACCATCTGACAG tcGAGAGGAAGAAGATACAGCAGTGTCGGTGACTCCGGAGAAACCCCTCCGACGAGGTCTCTCCCATCGAAGTGACCCAAATGCAGTGGCCCCTGCCCCCCAGAGTCTGAGGCTCAGCTTAGGCCCCCTCAGCCCAGAGAAGCTGGAAGAAATCCTCAGTGAAGCCAACCGGCTGGCAACTCATCTGGAACAGTGTGCCCTGCAGGAGCGGGAGAACACCGGTGAGGGCCCGGGGCCTCGAAGGGTGAAGCCCAGCCCTCGGCGGGAGACCTTTGTGCTCAAGGACAGTCCTGTCCGAGACCTGCTGCCCACCGTGAGCTCTTTGGCTCGGAGCACCCCCTCCCCAAGCAGCCTGACACCCCGACTCCGGAGCAGCGATAGGAAGCTGTCAGTCAGGGCTCTTCGAGCAACATCTGGAAAGAGGCCCTCCAGCATGAAGAGG GAGTCGCCCACTTGCAATCTGTTCCCTGCATCCAAAAGCCCAGCATCTTCTCCTCTTGCCCGATCAACTCCTCCAGTCCGGGGGAAAGCCGGTCCCAGTGGGAGAGCAACAGCAA GCCCACCTACCTCCGTCAGACCAGTCTTGGCTGCACAGCCTTCTACCAGCAACTCTCAGCGCCTGTCTCGGCCGCAGGGAGCAGCTGCTAAACCTTCCAGTCGACTGCCTGTTCCGTCGGCCATTCCCAGGCCTGCCAGCAGGATGCCACTCACCAGCCGGAGTGTACCATCCAGCAAAGGTGCCCTTCTTCCAGATTCCCTGCCAGCTCGGAAAGGACTTCCAAGACCAAGTGCCGCAGGGCACAGAG TTCCTGTTTCTCAGCGACCAAATCTTCCCATCACTGGTGCCGGTCGCAGCAGTCTGCAGCCCCCCAGGAAAGTTGCAGTCCCAGGAGCTACCAG GTAA
- the MYBPHL gene encoding LOW QUALITY PROTEIN: myosin-binding protein H-like (The sequence of the model RefSeq protein was modified relative to this genomic sequence to represent the inferred CDS: deleted 1 base in 1 codon), which yields MEAATALEVASGSTPKVKEASLAEMLTEPRLHLGGGPSAPFPSSCPPQKVIHGDGEAVGPPPTPTSPLAPTGNPSLFEPELHGSRDHPEEEFGSLSVVSPLATAPKCGLKGPDLVCGLRATSTQRLNPPASQRAPQDLGPDHQALRQTYIRKVGDTLNLLIPFQGKPQPQAICTHDGCALDASHVSMWNGERDSILFIREAQRADSGHYQLRVQLSGLEATATIDTLVIAVAHGAGALSPRQLHSLQPHCRQLLYCTTVIGCDTQLFCCVHASPKPKTIWLKNKMDIQGNPKYRALTHLGICSLEIHKPGPFDGGIYTCKAVNSLGEASVDCRVDVKVLVN from the exons ATGGAGGCGGCCACAGCTCTGGAGGTGGCCTCGGGATCCACACCtaaggtgaaagaagccagcctaGCCGAGATGCTGACGGAGCCCAGGCTTCACCTCGGCGGGGGGCCGTCAGCCCCATTCCCCAGCTCCTGCCCCCCACAGAAGGTGATCCATGGGGATGGGGA AGCCGTGGGTCCTCCACCTACCCCAACATCTCCACTGGCTCCCACGGGAAACCCTAGCCTCTTTGAGCCTGAGCTCCACGGAAGCAGAGACCATCCGGAAGAAGAATTTGGCTCCCTGTCTGTGGTCTCT CCCCTGGCCACAGCCCCCAAGTGCGGCCTGAAGGGCCCTGATCTTGTGTGTGGCCTCAGGGCCACCAGCACCCAGCGACTCAACCCACCGGCATCCCAGAG AGCACCCCAAGATCTGGGCCCTGATCATCAGGCCCTGAGGCAGACCTACATCCGGAAGGTTGGAGACACTCTGAATCTACTAATCCCGTTCCAG GGCAAACCCCAACCTCAAGCCATCTGCACGCATGACGGCTGCGCCTTGGACGCCAGTCATGTGAGCATGTGGAATGGGGAGCGG GACTCCATCCTCTTCATCCGAGAGGCCCAGCGTGCTGACTCGGGTCACTACCAGCTCCGTGTGCAGCTGAGCGGGCTGGAGGCCACCGCCACCATTGACACCCTGGTGATCG ctgtggctcacggcgCTGGAGCGCTATCACCGCGCCAGCTGCACAGTCTCCAACCTCATTGTCGGCAACTCCTAT ACTGCACTACAGTCATTGGCTGTGACACCCAGCTCTTCTGCTGCGTCCATGCCTCCCCCAAG CCAAAGACCATCTGGCTAAAGAACAAGATGGATATCCAAGGCAACCCCAAGTACAGAGCCCTCACTCACCTGGGAATCTGCTCCCTAGAAATCCACAAGCCTGGCCCCTTTGACGGGGGCATCTACACCTGCAAGGCCGTTAACTCCCTGGGGGAGGCGTCAGTGGACTGTCGGGTGGATGTGAAAG TGCTGGTTAATTGA